The nucleotide sequence AAAGGCATGGAGCGCCGATTACTTTATTTCATTACCCCCTTTGCAATATTCACAGTACTATTAGGTATTGCTATTATTTATCAATATGGTCACGCTTGGTTTGTTGCCTCAAAGTGGTTGCACGTGAAAATTTCCTTTGTGATTTTATTGCTAATTTACCATGGATATTGCTTCAAGTTAGTAAAAACATTCGCCGCTGATAAAAACACTCGTTCAGGTAAGTTTTATCGATTTTTCAATGAAGTACCCGTAATAATTTTATTAATTGTTATACTGCTAGTTTACCTAAAACCCTTCTAAAATTTATATCTATGTAAGCGTAAATATAAGGCCACAAGATAATAGCGCTATTTTATCTTGTGGCAAAAATACTTTCCTGAGTTTTTTGCGTTGAAATAATGATTAAAATCATAGTGATTGATGTAATAGAAACGCGGAGCATTACTGAGACGATAAATACGTAAATCGAACTTGCCATTGCGTTTAAAATTCAGTCTATTTTCTTAATCAAAATCAACTTAATACATTCTCAGCATTCAACTTTTGTGCTATATTTCGCTGCAAATTTTTGTTGTTGTTTTAAGAGCAGCAACCCACTAGACCATGAAATTATCAAGGTTAGCAGGCCAAACTCCTTGATCACGATTTCGATAATTTAGGTACTACCTATGATGAAATTTGAAGGAAGCCATATATTATCTGTATCGCAACTTGATAGAGAAAGTATTTCCCGTATTTTAGAAATTTCAACGCTAATGGCACCTTATGCCATGCGAAAAAAGCGCTGCCATGTACTTGAAGGTGCAATATTAAGTAATTTATTTTTCGAACCTAGCACCAGAACACGTGTCAGCTTTGGTACCGCTTTTAATTTATTAGGTGGTTTTGTCAGAGAAACAGTAGGCCAAGAGAACTCTTCACTTTCAAAGGGTGAATCTTTATTTGACACGGCACGTGTTATTAGCGGCTATTCTGATGTGATTGCGATGCGCCACCCAACTATGCATTCTGTCAAAGAGTTTGCTCAAGGTAGCAGTGTTCCTGTCATCAATGGTGGTGACGGTGCTAACGAGCACCCTACACAAGCACTACTTGATTTGTTCACCATTCAGTCAGAAATGGCACGATATGACATGGGCCTAGATGGTTTAAATATTGCGCTGATGGGGGATCTTAAACATGGCAGAACAGTTCATTCGTTATCGAAATTGCTGAGCTTATATAACAACATTACCGTTACCATGATCGCCCCTAAAGCCTTACAAATGCCAGACAGCATAGTCGCAACGTTGACCAATGCTGGGCACAAAGTGGTGATGACAGACAAGATTGAAGGCAATTTAGCTTGCGATGTTATTTACCAAACTCGTATCCAGCAAGAGCGTTTTGCCAGTAAAGATGAAGCCGACTTATATCGTGGTCACTTCAGTCTAAACCGAGAAATTTATCAGCAGTATTGTCACGATCACACCGTAATAATGCATCCATTGCCGCGTGACTCTCGCGCTGAAGCCAATGAACTCGATATAGATTTAAATGATTTGGATAATTTAGCCATATTCCGTCAAGCACAAAATGGTGTACTCGTACGCATGGCATTATTTGCTTTAAGTTTAGGCGTTGAGAATAGGCTGAGTCATTACGAGAAGCCGGTTACTTGGCACACCAACAAATACTAATTTTAACCTTAATGATTAGGTTACGTAGACAGCGAGTAGAATATTATGACAAAAAATTCACAGCAATTATTTAATGCAGCTCAAGATATTATTCCTGGTGGCGTAAATTCACCAGTACGTGCTTTTAACGGCGTTGGTGGCACCCCATTATTTATTAAAAAAGCACAAGGTGCTTATATCTTTGATGCCGAAGATAACAAATATGTCGACTATGTTGGCTCATGGGGACCAATGATTTTAGGTCATAATCACCCGGTTATTCTTCAAGCCGTTATTGATACTGCCCAAAATGGCCTCAGCTTTGGCGCGCCAACAGAACTAGAAATCACCATGGCTGAGAAAGTACGCGAAATTGTTCCTTCAATGGAAAAGTTGCGTATGGTTAGCTCTGGCACCGAAGCAACAATGAGTGCTATTCGATTAGCCCGTGGCTTTACTGGCCGTGATAAAATCCTGAAGTTTGAAGGCTGTTATCACGGTCATGCCGACTCTTTATTGGTAAAAGCTGGCTCTGGTATGTTAACAATGGGTGTGCCAAGTTCTCCGGGCATTCCAAACGATGTTGCTAAGCACACGCTTACCGTTAGCTACAATAATATTGAAGAAGTAAAAGAAATTTTTGCCAAATACGGCGATGAAATTGCTTGTATTATTGTTGAACCTGTTGCCGGCAATATGAACTGTATTCCTCCGGTAGATGGATTTCTACAAGGGCTACGTGCTATTTGTGATGAATACAAAAGCGTCTTAATTTTTGATGAAGTTATGACTGGATTTCGTGTTGCTTTAGGCGGCGCTCAAGCTCATTATAATATCGTGCCTGATTTGACTACGTTAGGTAAAGTTATTGGCGGTGGTATGCCGGTTGGCGCTTTCGGTGGTAAAAGAGAAATAATGGATTATATCGCTCCAGTAGGGCCTGTTTATCAAGCAGGTACATTATCAGGTAACCCTATTGCGATGGCAGCTGGCTTAGCGTCGTTAAATGAGCTTTGCAAAGGTAATAAGCATCAACAACTTAGTGATACTACCGAAAAACTAGCGATGGGCTTAAAAGCCGCTGCAGAACGCAATGGCGTTTCGTTGTCGATTAACTATGTTGGCGCTATGTTTGGTTTCTTTTTTACTGACGAAGAACATATTACCACTTTTGCTCAAGCAACTGCCTGCGATAGCGACAAATTCAAACGCTTCTTTCACCTCATGTTAGATGAAGGCGTTTACCTTGCTCCATCTTCATTTGAAGCCGGCTTTGTCTCTACTGCACATGGTGAGGCTGAAATTGAGTTTACCCTAGCAGCAGCAGATCGCTGTTTCGCCAAATTATAAAGCGAATATTACGGACAAATAAAAAAGGT is from Colwellia sp. Arc7-635 and encodes:
- the hemJ gene encoding protoporphyrinogen oxidase HemJ — translated: MNTLLWLKAFHVFFMVAWFAGIFYLPRIFVNHAESDEALVHQQLKGMERRLLYFITPFAIFTVLLGIAIIYQYGHAWFVASKWLHVKISFVILLLIYHGYCFKLVKTFAADKNTRSGKFYRFFNEVPVIILLIVILLVYLKPF
- a CDS encoding aspartate carbamoyltransferase, with the protein product MMKFEGSHILSVSQLDRESISRILEISTLMAPYAMRKKRCHVLEGAILSNLFFEPSTRTRVSFGTAFNLLGGFVRETVGQENSSLSKGESLFDTARVISGYSDVIAMRHPTMHSVKEFAQGSSVPVINGGDGANEHPTQALLDLFTIQSEMARYDMGLDGLNIALMGDLKHGRTVHSLSKLLSLYNNITVTMIAPKALQMPDSIVATLTNAGHKVVMTDKIEGNLACDVIYQTRIQQERFASKDEADLYRGHFSLNREIYQQYCHDHTVIMHPLPRDSRAEANELDIDLNDLDNLAIFRQAQNGVLVRMALFALSLGVENRLSHYEKPVTWHTNKY
- the hemL gene encoding glutamate-1-semialdehyde 2,1-aminomutase encodes the protein MTKNSQQLFNAAQDIIPGGVNSPVRAFNGVGGTPLFIKKAQGAYIFDAEDNKYVDYVGSWGPMILGHNHPVILQAVIDTAQNGLSFGAPTELEITMAEKVREIVPSMEKLRMVSSGTEATMSAIRLARGFTGRDKILKFEGCYHGHADSLLVKAGSGMLTMGVPSSPGIPNDVAKHTLTVSYNNIEEVKEIFAKYGDEIACIIVEPVAGNMNCIPPVDGFLQGLRAICDEYKSVLIFDEVMTGFRVALGGAQAHYNIVPDLTTLGKVIGGGMPVGAFGGKREIMDYIAPVGPVYQAGTLSGNPIAMAAGLASLNELCKGNKHQQLSDTTEKLAMGLKAAAERNGVSLSINYVGAMFGFFFTDEEHITTFAQATACDSDKFKRFFHLMLDEGVYLAPSSFEAGFVSTAHGEAEIEFTLAAADRCFAKL